Genomic window (Syngnathus scovelli strain Florida chromosome 14, RoL_Ssco_1.2, whole genome shotgun sequence):
TCACTTCCTCTGGACATACAGTATCTCACCTTTGAAGTTGGTAAGCGCAATTTCCATGCTGCAGGAGCAGAGCTGCTGAGGAGAAAGTCGGATTGATTTTTCTTGTGTTTCTTGTCAGTAACTACTGCTTACCCAGATGCCGCTCTCAGCATGTACACCACTGGGAGCGGGGATGCCATCAAGGTCACTGAAGAGAACATCACACCAAAGTTCTTCCCCACAGTGGCAGCGACAGAAATCACAGTTGAAAGTACCACAATTCAACCTCAAATACACACATCGGTGCCTTCCTTTCTGACCATCCTCCCAGAATCCACCTCTGAACCCACAACCGTTGATGAGATGACAGTGGCAGCAGCAGTGGAGGATGCATCCGGAGGTGATCCTTCAGGGGAGATGAGTGACATCATCATACCAGATACAACACCGGAGGCCATCCTAGAACAGGAACAAGAGGCGACGGTCATTGACACAAGTACAATGGAAGGTAACAGTGGAGGTGAGGCGATGAGGTTATCATTTATTTTAGGGTAAACATGTctgaaagtcttttttttttttttttgcaagaacctGAAGGGGcagacacaagagagaatgatttGTCACCACCAGACTCCAATCCTGAAATGCTGATCATTGATGACGCTCACCTCTCTGGCACAGAATCTGAGTTGTTGTCACCTGAGGATGTTATCATAGGCATGGAACCAGAGCCTGACCTGCAGCCTATACCGTCACCTGAGGGCAAAGATGACGCCCCTATCGAGTTCACCAATGAAGTGACAAGCGTTGCCGCCACCAAAGCCTCCATTGATGTTTCCAGTGTAGCAAACTCTTTCAATGAAGTCGTCATAAATATAGTTAATGAAGTTCCCAGTGAAGCCTCTATCAAAATACCTAATGTTGTCGCCAGTGAAATTCCCAGTGAGGCATCTATCAAAATTCCTAATGATGTCGCCAGAGAAATTCCCAGTGAGGCCTCTATCAAAATTTCTAATGACGTAGCCAGTGAAATTCCCAGTGAGGTCCCAACCAACTTTCTACAAGACCCAAGTGACACTTCTAGTGATACCTCCAGTGAAGCTCCAATGGAAACCCCCAATGATGTGTCCACCAATGTCCCCAGTGAAGCTTCCAGGGAGCTTCCCAATGAAATCTCTACTGACGCCCCCGCTGAAGTATTCAGTTACCACAATATCCTCATTGAATCCACCACTGAAGCTCCCATGTTTGTTCCCAGTGCACCCACCATTGAAGTCATCAGTGAACTCCCAAGTGAAGCCCAAAGTGGGCTCCAAGTCGAAGTCTCCAGCGATGTCTCAACTGAAGCTGCCAGCATGACCCACAATGAAGTTCCGAGTGAATTCTTCAGTGAAGCACCCAGTGAGAGCCACAGTGAAACCCCCAGCATTGCTCCGAGTGAAGTCTTCAGTGAAGCACCCCGTGAGACCCACAGTGAAACCCCCAGCATTGTTCCGAGTGAAGTCTTCAGTGAAGCACCCAGTGAGACCCACAGCATTGCTCCCACTGAAGTCCCCAATGAAGTCTCCAGTAAAGGTTCTGTGGAGGTCCCCAGTGAAGCTCCTAAACCAGTCCCCACGGAAGCACTTAGTGTCTCCAGTGAAGTACCAAGTGAGACCCCTGGGGAATCTCCAAGCGAACCCTCTACCCCAGTCCCAAGCGAAATACATGAAGTCGAGTCAAGTGGAATGATCCCAGCTTTGGTGGAGCTTCCTTCAGAAAACTCTAACGTCCAGGACGATGTAGAGTCAAACCAGGGTGGGACAGAAATGACTGAACCTCTGGAAGAGGACAGCAGTAGTGTTAGATACCCTTCCGAGGCTGACGAGCGGTCCACAGCCGCTCCAGCCTCAAGACAAGCCAGCACTCCTGTGCTGGCCGCGATACAGCAGAGCAGAGAGTTAGTGGTTTTCTTTAGCTTGAGAGTGACGAACATGATGTTTTCTGACGACCTGTTCAACAAGACCTCCCCAGAATATAAATCACTGGAGAACACCTTTCTGGAGCTGGTAGGTACACAAGCTTTTATGCTGGATGTAATGTTGATGCATGCTATTTGGGGGTATTTTCTTTTATGACTTCATCAGTGTGATGAAAATGTTTGACAAGGTGATTGGCGCGTAATATGGACTTTGTGAGGCTGCACTTTGTAGCTAGCCTTATTCTCACAACTGCCAATTGAGCCAAACATAacggatttcattttttttcccttgacttatatatattttttatatttgttcAGAAGTTTAATATGGTgataaacaaaagccaacttccaaTTTAAGTGTGCTCTTGCCAGGAAATAGTAACTATTGAGCACTGTACCAGTGAGTTAGGAGTAGAAACTGCACAATAATCAGAAAGTaactttttaattttactttttACTTGGTGGCTGCCCCAGGAGTTGTTAAGTTTATTTACTTTTTCTACTGTGTTGAAATGTAAAATGACTAGTGACAATCTGCTAACTTACAAAGACCCGAGCCAAAGctaaaagaaaataaagaagCCAAGCCAATGAATGTATGTGCTAAACACTAACAAAACTTACATAAAAAATTTCTGATCATGTCATCATACATATCAAAGTTTATACATGTACACAGCGACTTTGGCACTGACACTAGCGCTGAATAGCAGCTGTGTCCCGGATGGTCTTGAATATTTTAGCTTGGTAATTTTGGGtcacttttgttttgtcttacAAACTGACATTCCAGCACATTGACTTTTCATTTTAAGGTCAAACGATTACTTATAGTCAAGTGTCGAAAAGGGGAATGAAAAAGTTCTACCAATAATTGTGTTTCACTCAGACTCAACACTCTGGGCCCAGAAAGCCGCCAAATCCTGGAGCATCCAGTAAATCTGGGCCTAGGAGACAGACGACTTTAGCCTCCATACCGGTATTTTTTTCCATATTGGAACTCACTTGTGTGACATCTCAGAGAGAGCGCAAACTTTTCTTACCTAACTACTTTTTAATGCATCTTTCCTAACTCAGTATGACGAACTAACACACTTTTCACTTTTAGACGTCACTATAACTGCCTTTATATTTAGCTTTGGTTGTTTTTGCCTTAAACTGTGTGTTACATATAGTTGGCTGTGAGGGAAACATTactaaaatgttttgaaatttaaaTCACCGCTAATGTTCATTGATTTGCATGCTgtattgtgaattttttttaaccactgtAAAAATGTGAAACAAGGACATTTCAGATTTATAGGGGGCAGCACACGTTATTGTACGACAAAATATTAAGAAATAAATGCTGAATTGGTCTCGAAATCAAAACAGTTATTCAGGCTGAGAATACCTAAAGAACATGTAGGCTACTTTTTACacgatatataaataatatgttTAGGCTAAACATAGATAACCCGGTTTTCATTTAACTGTGAGCTCAAATAAGCGGATTTTGGACTTTGTTGATATTCTTAATCCACAATCTTTTGCGTGGAATAAAGCTAAATTTTATAAATATGGTACAGTGCAGTgtagtttgtctttttttgtgaGTGAAACATAACATGGATGTGTTGGGGCCTTATGTTCCTGCAACAATTTAGTAAAATCTCATACAAATTGTAATTAGTAGACAACTAATTGTGTTGCAATAATTCCTAACCACATTACCattctcaaatgattaaataTTATAGCTCATCCAACATTTGGAGTTGCATATTGCTACTCACATAAATAGTGATTGTCCCTCCAAGACAGCGATGGGCAATTGGAGTCCTCCTGCGTGTTTTATAGGTCTACCTGCGGCAACacgcctgattcaaatgatcaggattgctATCCAGTTTGTGCACACCTATCTTAATATCTGACCATTTGAACTAAGCGTGTTGCCACAGGGAAACTCTCCataatattcatttttattagtttttaaaaaatccatagatacatGGAAAAACAGTCTTTATAATGAATAGGTGGTTTTAAAAAAAGGTGCTTGAGTATTAAATTTTCGTAAAAACAATGTTAGCAGTTGTACACTTTATACAGTATGTGATTATTAGAATAATCCTTAGGAGTGAAGTGTcccatttttcatttgttttgggGTGCTACAGGTGTGTTGTTTGTTGCTGTTTGGGGTTGCTAACCCGGCCCACGCATTGTAGTCTGAATCATGAGACCTTGGTCTGCCTTAGTCATTGTGGAGGTTTGTCATTTGTGTATGCTAAGAAGCTTTCTGTTATTCAGGTCAGTTCctgccctacacacacacacactcacacacatacacacacatgctatTAAGGGTTTCAAGCTGCTTTGCGCCCTGTGTGGGCATCTGCAAGCATCTACCTTACTTGTTCAGATATGAAAACAACCGAAATGTACGTTCTAATGTGAATAAAAGTGAACAATTGCTACTGGTTGAGGTTATGTTGAGTCCCTCTCGTGGGTGAACGTATCTACCGTAGTTACTATAACCAGCACTACCATCAAGTTTAAATCTCAAAGGGCCTCCATTGTAATCTGCTCGGGAAAAGCGATTGAGTAAAATTATTCAAGACGATTGGGAGATGTGGCAACCTCTGGCTGGGAGGAAATCAGCGGGCTTGGGGACGAGATGGATTTTCGTGTTTTTGTGATTTCACAACTACCGTGGGAGTTCAGCTTGCAGGCAAGGTTATCCAAAATTCAGCTAATACTCAAATGGTACTACGTCTTCAGGCGCTTTGGACTATTGAGGTTGCACTGTTTGTCGGGTTCAACATTTTGTCATGTGCGAATGCAAAGGAGCAGACCTAACATGTAACTGAAGTAGTTTTTTAGCCCGAGGCGAGCCCGCAGGCCAGGGAGCTGATTACTTCCCGATACACTGTCAGGTCACGTATCATTGGAATGAACTGTTCCTGTTGACgatgttgatttattttccccACAGAGAAGTTTTCCTGTCTGTCTGACATCACATTATCAAATGAAAATGTATTAATTAACAAAtgtggattaaaaaaacaaaaaaacaaagcctCTCCATCTCCAATCTTTAATGGTTGCCCAAACAAAGGTTTGTGCAGTTCTCATCATTCCTTGTTTATAACTTTCTGGAAGCACAAACAATAATGTGGTCAGACATTTGAgatggtaagtatttacttactACCTTTAATCAATGATAGTCCGCTAGAATAGTCCTTTAAATGGGCTATTTGGAAAAAAGAATGTGACATAAAACAGCCCATTTAAATGGTTTTGCCAGACCCCCATTAGTGATGCTGCACACCCAgtgtacacatgtatacatgaaACTTGCCCTTGTTGAACTCCTCCTTTAATGTACCTACTGGTTTGTGAAGCAACCACTAAAAACTGGACATGGAGGTTGGAATTACTCACAATGATGCGACTTTTGAAAATCAGGTTTCTATTCGCTGTGACGTTTGGCCTTGTGACACCAGAGAAAGGATGTTTCACTGGGAACCAGTAGATACAACTAGCAGTAGTTTCTCCTGCCTAGATGGGATGCGACTGTCGTGTGGTTTTGCGATAAAACCACCACTCTGACCTTCCGCATGCGAGGTAGCCGAGGCTCTGATTGGTCTCGAATCGATTGTTTACGGATAATTTGCCATCGACGCTTGGAGAAGAACGGTCAGGAATGGCGGATAACAACCTGCCAGAGACTATTAGCCAAAGGGAAGTAGCTGTCACTAACGCGTCGGTGGACGAGATGTGAAGTAACCCCATCAGAGGCGAGCTCCTTAAGGCCTTCTTATCTCCCGCTTCGCAGCCCCGTCCAGCTGAGGCCTAATCTCCTTCGCTTGGTGTTTACCTTCGTTTGCAGCACGTCATGAAGCGGCTGTGGGTTGGGAGTGCAATCGATGCCCATTGATGCGGGGCCATTACTTGAACCGGTTGAATTCTTGCTCCGTCTCTATagtctttttttctgtcttcttcgTTTGAAATAAAACGCAGCGTTTATGGTCTGCAATGTTGGCTTGTTGTTGCTTTTGCAAGCAAGGCCTCGCTTGTTACGCTTGTCTTTTGCTAAGCGGCTGATCCCTCTCACTCTATTTCGTGACTACAATTAGCACGTTCTCTGACATACGGAAACCCTAATTTCTCTTCTTGATCTCATTATGCCATGTGCCGTCATGGCGGGATTTCATGCTCGCATTAAAAATTAAACCGCAAACTATTCATAGAGATCGCACAGTAAAATATGACCCGAATTGCTTCTGGATTGGACGATGCGGTGCCAAACTCACCAGCGAGACGATTCAAAGTAGATCCTGTGGTCTTCTTCTCAGGGGGATGTAGATGTTGAATGCGTCTTATCTCCCCAGGATCAAGACACGATTCCTgcttgctctgatcttaccttcAAACCCTGATTTAAAAGCCCCTTTTTCCACCTTCTCTTGAATACTAACCAAGCTTGTAACCACACATAGAGCTAAGAAAATCAAATCACGCTTCTACTTTTGTCAGGACAAACTTATCAAAAATGAATATGCTTCTCTCTTACTTTTTAGCTTTTACCCTACCTTGAGTCCAATCTGACCGGATTCAAGGAACTGGAAATCCTCAACTTCCGCAATGGCAGCGTGGTGGTGAACAGCAGACTGAAGCTGGAGAAAGAAGTGCCGTACAACGTGACTGAGGCGGTCCATTGTGTTCTGGAAGACTTCTGTAGCGCCGCGGCCAAACGTCTTGACATTGAGATTGATAGCCGCTCCCTGGAGATAGAACAAGGTGAGATGTCCTTGCTGATAGAATCTCGACGACACTCCttgaaaagaattttttttttattatttctctgTTTTTTCAATTGTTCAACCACAAAAAGTAGTTTCTAAGTAAAAGTCTGACAACCATCCGTGACATCTCAATGCTGAAATATGAGGAATTAGTTGCAAAATTGCATAGTGCACAAGTCCACCCAATTTTGTGTCAAAC
Coding sequences:
- the impg1b gene encoding interphotoreceptor matrix proteoglycan 1 isoform X1 codes for the protein MLFKLILFLFIWCPLGLQASQVKDIQHHGISGLRDVKYRHFLEASRLTKYNSNKVSEEGHRRKRSTIFSTGVKVCPQETIKAVIGSHRAYYKLRVCQEAIWEAFRIFLDRVPNTEEYRSWVYTCQHENLCMDDLAQNFSSSQEHLDMVARRVAEQAELQGVVVETAAPRVECDLKTSTWTPPVILIPTEAEEIKEGPNMIKENYGEYIVEFNATIVEPSYIELLHNPQAADADDITGEITDKILHALKKIAGFKEIRMLEFRSQDAILHYAVVFNGDTEPSDEPEPPDGRTNVDALKLRQMIVKALQKEPSLPLDIQYLTFEVVTTAYPDAALSMYTTGSGDAIKVTEENITPKFFPTVAATEITVESTTIQPQIHTSVPSFLTILPESTSEPTTVDEMTVAAAVEDASGGDPSGEMSDIIIPDTTPEAILEQEQEATVIDTSTMEGNSGEPEGADTRENDLSPPDSNPEMLIIDDAHLSGTESELLSPEDVIIGMEPEPDLQPIPSPEGKDDAPIEFTNEVTSVAATKASIDVSSVANSFNEVVINIVNEVPSEASIKIPNVVASEIPSEASIKIPNDVAREIPSEASIKISNDVASEIPSEVPTNFLQDPSDTSSDTSSEAPMETPNDVSTNVPSEASRELPNEISTDAPAEVFSYHNILIESTTEAPMFVPSAPTIEVISELPSEAQSGLQVEVSSDVSTEAASMTHNEVPSEFFSEAPSESHSETPSIAPSEVFSEAPRETHSETPSIVPSEVFSEAPSETHSIAPTEVPNEVSSKGSVEVPSEAPKPVPTEALSVSSEVPSETPGESPSEPSTPVPSEIHEVESSGMIPALVELPSENSNVQDDVESNQGGTEMTEPLEEDSSSVRYPSEADERSTAAPASRQASTPVLAAIQQSRELVVFFSLRVTNMMFSDDLFNKTSPEYKSLENTFLELTQHSGPRKPPNPGASSKSGPRRQTTLASIPLLPYLESNLTGFKELEILNFRNGSVVVNSRLKLEKEVPYNVTEAVHCVLEDFCSAAAKRLDIEIDSRSLEIEQADEADPCKFLACNEFSRCVADIWNNEAECLCDPGYSSVNGLPCQSACDLQPDYCLNGGLCEIIPGHGATCRCPVGKYWHYHGERCNEVVSVPFDPSLIITCLVGSLCLVCAIIGILVFINKKCTATRKAVTLVHSLAPYPFENTLRVNPVFENDDGILSQVSTLPYPTSSASSGSHHSEQEVYASVENIHLSIEIPRQLYTTRSEKLVSELVDFHQCIPHNETWRLPNEYRSCFLLWTSDGEGGEATMV
- the impg1b gene encoding interphotoreceptor matrix proteoglycan 1 isoform X2, translated to MLFKLILFLFIWCPLGLQASQVKDIQHHGISGLRDVKYRHFLEASRLTKYNSNKVSEEGHRRKRSTIFSTGVKVCPQETIKAVIGSHRAYYKLRVCQEAIWEAFRIFLDRVPNTEEYRSWVYTCQHENLCMDDLAQNFSSSQEHLDMVARRVAEQAELQGVVVETAAPRVECDLKTSTWTPPVILIPTEAEEIKEGPNMIKENYGEYIVEFNATIVEPSYIELLHNPQAADADDITGEITDKILHALKKIAGFKEIRMLEFRSQDAILHYAVVFNGDTEPSDEPEPPDGRTNVDALKLRQMIVKALQKEPSLPLDIQYLTFEVVTTAYPDAALSMYTTGSGDAIKVTEENITPKFFPTVAATEITVESTTIQPQIHTSVPSFLTILPESTSEPTTVDEMTVAAAVEDASGGDPSGEMSDIIIPDTTPEAILEQEQEATVIDTSTMEEPEGADTRENDLSPPDSNPEMLIIDDAHLSGTESELLSPEDVIIGMEPEPDLQPIPSPEGKDDAPIEFTNEVTSVAATKASIDVSSVANSFNEVVINIVNEVPSEASIKIPNVVASEIPSEASIKIPNDVAREIPSEASIKISNDVASEIPSEVPTNFLQDPSDTSSDTSSEAPMETPNDVSTNVPSEASRELPNEISTDAPAEVFSYHNILIESTTEAPMFVPSAPTIEVISELPSEAQSGLQVEVSSDVSTEAASMTHNEVPSEFFSEAPSESHSETPSIAPSEVFSEAPRETHSETPSIVPSEVFSEAPSETHSIAPTEVPNEVSSKGSVEVPSEAPKPVPTEALSVSSEVPSETPGESPSEPSTPVPSEIHEVESSGMIPALVELPSENSNVQDDVESNQGGTEMTEPLEEDSSSVRYPSEADERSTAAPASRQASTPVLAAIQQSRELVVFFSLRVTNMMFSDDLFNKTSPEYKSLENTFLELTQHSGPRKPPNPGASSKSGPRRQTTLASIPLLPYLESNLTGFKELEILNFRNGSVVVNSRLKLEKEVPYNVTEAVHCVLEDFCSAAAKRLDIEIDSRSLEIEQADEADPCKFLACNEFSRCVADIWNNEAECLCDPGYSSVNGLPCQSACDLQPDYCLNGGLCEIIPGHGATCRCPVGKYWHYHGERCNEVVSVPFDPSLIITCLVGSLCLVCAIIGILVFINKKCTATRKAVTLVHSLAPYPFENTLRVNPVFENDDGILSQVSTLPYPTSSASSGSHHSEQEVYASVENIHLSIEIPRQLYTTRSEKLVSELVDFHQCIPHNETWRLPNEYRSCFLLWTSDGEGGEATMV
- the impg1b gene encoding interphotoreceptor matrix proteoglycan 1 isoform X4; its protein translation is MLFKLILFLFIWCPLGLQASQVKDIQHHGISGLRDVKYRHFLEASRLTKYNSNKVSEEGHRRKRSTIFSTGVKVCPQETIKAVIGSHRAYYKLRVCQEAIWEAFRIFLDRVPNTEEYRSWVYTCQHENLCMDDLAQNFSSSQEHLDMVARRVAEQAELQGVVVETAAPRVECDLKTSTWTPPVILIPTEAEEIKEGPNMIKENYGEYIVEFNATIVEPSYIELLHNPQAADADDITGEITDKILHALKKIAGFKEIRMLEFRSQDAILHYAVVFNGDTEPSDEPEPPDGRTNVDALKLRQMIVKALQKEPSLPLDIQYLTFEVVTTAYPDAALSMYTTGSGDAIKVTEENITPKFFPTVAATEITVESTTIQPQIHTSVPSFLTILPESTSEPTTVDEMTVAAAVEDASGGDPSGEMSDIIIPDTTPEAILEQEQEATVIDTSTMEGNSGEPEGADTRENDLSPPDSNPEMLIIDDAHLSGTESELLSPEDVIIGMEPEPDLQPIPSPEGKDDAPIEFTNEVTSVAATKASIDVSSVANSFNEVVINIVNEVPSEASIKIPNVVASEIPSEASIKIPNDVAREIPSEASIKISNDVASEIPSEVPTNFLQDPSDTSSDTSSEAPMETPNDVSTNVPSEASRELPNEISTDAPAEVFSYHNILIESTTEAPMFVPSAPTIEVISELPSEAQSGLQVEVSSDVSTEAASMTHNEVPSEFFSEAPSESHSETPSIAPSEVFSEAPRETHSETPSIVPSEVFSEAPSETHSIAPTEVPNEVSSKGSVEVPSEAPKPVPTEALSVSSEVPSETPGESPSEPSTPVPSEIHEVESSGMIPALVELPSENSNVQDDVESNQGGTEMTEPLEEDSSSVRYPSEADERSTAAPASRQASTPVLAAIQQSRELVVFFSLRVTNMMFSDDLFNKTSPEYKSLENTFLELTQHSGPRKPPNPGASSKSGPRRQTTLASIPLLPYLESNLTGFKELEILNFRNGSVVVNSRLKLEKEVPYNVTEAVHCVLEDFCSAAAKRLDIEIDSRSLEIEQADEADPCKFLACNEFSRCVADIWNNEAECLCDPGYSSVNGLPCQSACDLQPDYCLNGGLCEIIPGHGATCRCPVGKYWHYHGERCNEVVSVPFDPSLIITCLVGSLCLVCAIIGILVFINKKCTATRKAVTLVSPDNSTPQDPKS
- the impg1b gene encoding interphotoreceptor matrix proteoglycan 1 isoform X5, with the protein product MLFKLILFLFIWCPLGLQASQVKDIQHHGISGLRDVKYRHFLEASRLTKYNSNKVSEEGHRRKRSTIFSTGVKVCPQETIKAVIGSHRAYYKLRVCQEAIWEAFRIFLDRVPNTEEYRSWVYTCQHENLCMDDLAQNFSSSQEHLDMVARRVAEQAELQGVVVETAAPRVECDLKTSTWTPPVILIPTEAEEIKEGPNMIKENYGEYIVEFNATIVEPSYIELLHNPQAADADDITGEITDKILHALKKIAGFKEIRMLEFRSQDAILHYAVVFNGDTEPSDEPEPPDGRTNVDALKLRQMIVKALQKEPSLPLDIQYLTFEVVTTAYPDAALSMYTTGSGDAIKVTEENITPKFFPTVAATEITVESTTIQPQIHTSVPSFLTILPESTSEPTTVDEMTVAAAVEDASGGDPSGEMSDIIIPDTTPEAILEQEQEATVIDTSTMEGNSGEPEGADTRENDLSPPDSNPEMLIIDDAHLSGTESELLSPEDVIIGMEPEPDLQPIPSPEGKDDAPIEFTNEVTSVAATKASIDVSSVANSFNEVVINIVNEVPSEASIKIPNVVASEIPSEASIKIPNDVAREIPSEASIKISNDVASEIPSEVPTNFLQDPSDTSSDTSSEAPMETPNDVSTNVPSEASRELPNEISTDAPAEVFSYHNILIESTTEAPMFVPSAPTIEVISELPSEAQSGLQVEVSSDVSTEAASMTHNEVPSEFFSEAPSESHSETPSIAPSEVFSEAPRETHSETPSIVPSEVFSEAPSETHSIAPTEVPNEVSSKGSVEVPSEAPKPVPTEALSVSSEVPSETPGESPSEPSTPVPSEIHEVESSGMIPALVELPSENSNVQDDVESNQGGTEMTEPLEEDSSSVRYPSEADERSTAAPASRQASTPVLAAIQQSRELVVFFSLRVTNMMFSDDLFNKTSPEYKSLENTFLELTQHSGPRKPPNPGASSKSGPRRQTTLASIPLLPYLESNLTGFKELEILNFRNGSVVVNSRLKLEKEVPYNVTEAVHCVLEDFCSAAAKRLDIEIDSRSLEIEQADEADPCKFLACNEFSRCVADIWNNEAECLCDPGYSSVNGLPCQSACDLQPDYCLNGGLCEIIPGHGATCRSPDNSTPQDPKS
- the impg1b gene encoding interphotoreceptor matrix proteoglycan 1 isoform X3, giving the protein MLFKLILFLFIWCPLGLQASQVKDIQHHGISGLRDVKYRHFLEASRLTKYNSNKVSEEGHRRKRSTIFSTGVKVCPQETIKAVIGSHRAYYKLRVCQEAIWEAFRIFLDRVPNTEEYRSWVYTCQHENLCMDDLAQNFSSSQEHLDMVARRVAEQAELQGVVVETAAPRVECDLKTSTWTPPVILIPTEAEEIKEGPNMIKENYGEYIVEFNATIVEPSYIELLHNPQAADADDITGEITDKILHALKKIAGFKEIRMLEFRSQDAILHYAVVFNGDTEPSDEPEPPDGRTNVDALKLRQMIVKALQKEPSLPLDIQYLTFEVVTTAYPDAALSMYTTGSGDAIKVTEENITPKFFPTVAATEITVESTTIQPQIHTSVPSFLTILPESTSEPTTVDEMTVAAAVEDASGGDPSGEMSDIIIPDTTPEAILEQEQEATVIDTSTMEGNSGEPEGADTRENDLSPPDSNPEMLIIDDAHLSGTESELLSPEDVIIGMEPEPDLQPIPSPEGKDDAPIEFTNEVTSVAATKASIDVSSVANSFNEVVINIVNEVPSEASIKIPNVVASEIPSEASIKIPNDVAREIPSEASIKISNDVASEIPSEVPTNFLQDPSDTSSDTSSEAPMETPNDVSTNVPSEASRELPNEISTDAPAEVFSYHNILIESTTEAPMFVPSAPTIEVISELPSEAQSGLQVEVSSDVSTEAASMTHNEVPSEFFSEAPSESHSETPSIAPSEVFSEAPRETHSETPSIVPSEVFSEAPSETHSIAPTEVPNEVSSKGSVEVPSEAPKPVPTEALSVSSEVPSETPGESPSEPSTPVPSEIHEVESSGMIPALVELPSENSNVQDDVESNQGGTEMTEPLEEDSSSVRYPSEADERSTAAPASRQASTPVLAAIQQSRELVVFFSLRVTNMMFSDDLFNKTSPEYKSLENTFLELLLPYLESNLTGFKELEILNFRNGSVVVNSRLKLEKEVPYNVTEAVHCVLEDFCSAAAKRLDIEIDSRSLEIEQADEADPCKFLACNEFSRCVADIWNNEAECLCDPGYSSVNGLPCQSACDLQPDYCLNGGLCEIIPGHGATCRCPVGKYWHYHGERCNEVVSVPFDPSLIITCLVGSLCLVCAIIGILVFINKKCTATRKAVTLVHSLAPYPFENTLRVNPVFENDDGILSQVSTLPYPTSSASSGSHHSEQEVYASVENIHLSIEIPRQLYTTRSEKLVSELVDFHQCIPHNETWRLPNEYRSCFLLWTSDGEGGEATMV